From Rudanella lutea DSM 19387, a single genomic window includes:
- a CDS encoding TonB-dependent receptor — protein MQLRQTALLYSFLLPFISYTAPTALAKSSGTPTVFADDNEGPVTTGGLQGQIRDQNGEPAAGLTIQLKGTVRALSTDANGNFDFRSLPTGTYTLVASGVGIQPLEQKVEVRRSETTTLTLTVQESILQLAEVRIRAAKGLRERETLPEISTTAIYAGKKSEVINLAALDANLVTNNSRQVFSKTPGVMVWESDGSGMQVGVSVRGLSPNRSWEFNVRQNGVDISSDPFGYPEAYYNPPMEAVERIELVRGGASLQYGPQFGGLLNYVLKPAAQDKPFSFETQQSVGSYGMFSTYNRVSGTSGRLQYNAYVHYRRADGWRQNSRYGIFNGFASISYAVTNKLRLGFEVSQLYNESQQPGGLTDAQFAQDARQSSRARNWFSTPWTVPTLKAEYAFSDNTRLTATLHGLIGERNSIGFTSAITTTDAPDATGQQANRQIDRDLYKNWGGEVRLVSRYNWLGQQHALATGVKYFNGHTHRTQQGRGDRGSDFNLDLQTELFPRDLSLRVTNVAAFAESMFRLNKRWTVTPGLRLESLQNDISGRLSFAANGSENRVAQQSSRQFLLAGIGTEFKLAQDISLYANASQAYRPVLFSDLTPAAVTDFVVDPNLRDARGYSVDAGVRGKFRNYLNFDVSYYFVNYNDRIGTLSLVNEAGRTYQYRTNIGRSVSRGVEAYLEFDPIVALAGRSAVGYLSLFTSLGFTDARYRNLRTTSVTNGQVNETNLRDRFVENAPEFIGRFGVNYSYRGFTLTALMNRVGKAYSDANNTEKASANAQTGLIPAYRVFDLSASLNLKKRYIIRAGVNNLTDERYFTRRAGGYPGPGLLPADGRTGYLSVGLKL, from the coding sequence ATGCAACTCCGTCAGACAGCACTCCTATATAGTTTTCTTTTACCGTTCATCTCATACACAGCGCCAACGGCACTGGCTAAGTCCTCGGGCACCCCGACCGTTTTTGCCGACGACAACGAAGGCCCTGTAACAACCGGAGGGCTTCAGGGCCAGATTCGTGACCAAAACGGCGAACCAGCCGCCGGTCTGACCATCCAACTGAAAGGTACCGTCCGGGCACTCAGCACCGACGCCAATGGCAATTTCGATTTTCGTAGCCTGCCAACCGGCACATACACGTTAGTTGCTTCGGGCGTGGGTATTCAGCCGCTGGAGCAGAAAGTGGAGGTTCGCCGGTCTGAAACAACGACCCTGACCCTGACCGTTCAGGAAAGCATTCTGCAATTAGCCGAGGTTCGGATTCGGGCAGCAAAGGGACTGCGTGAGCGCGAAACCCTCCCCGAAATAAGCACAACGGCGATTTATGCCGGTAAAAAATCAGAAGTGATTAACCTGGCCGCCCTGGATGCCAACCTCGTGACCAACAACAGTCGGCAGGTATTCAGCAAAACACCGGGCGTGATGGTCTGGGAAAGCGACGGATCAGGTATGCAGGTGGGCGTATCGGTGCGTGGACTCAGCCCGAACCGCTCATGGGAATTCAACGTGCGTCAGAACGGGGTCGACATTAGCTCCGATCCGTTTGGCTACCCCGAAGCGTATTACAACCCACCGATGGAAGCCGTGGAGCGTATCGAACTGGTGCGGGGTGGAGCATCGTTGCAGTATGGGCCGCAGTTTGGTGGCTTGCTCAACTACGTACTTAAGCCAGCCGCGCAGGATAAACCCTTCAGCTTTGAAACCCAGCAAAGTGTGGGAAGCTACGGTATGTTTTCGACATACAACCGGGTGAGTGGTACCTCAGGCCGGTTGCAATACAATGCCTATGTCCATTACCGGCGGGCCGATGGATGGCGGCAGAACAGCCGCTACGGCATTTTCAACGGGTTCGCGTCTATTTCGTACGCCGTGACGAACAAGCTCCGGCTGGGTTTTGAGGTATCGCAACTGTATAATGAAAGCCAGCAACCCGGCGGCCTTACCGACGCTCAGTTTGCGCAGGATGCCCGCCAAAGCAGCCGCGCCCGCAACTGGTTTAGCACGCCCTGGACCGTACCGACCCTCAAGGCCGAATACGCCTTCAGCGACAATACCCGACTGACCGCAACGTTGCACGGACTGATTGGAGAACGCAATAGCATCGGCTTTACATCGGCCATAACCACGACCGACGCTCCTGACGCAACAGGCCAACAGGCTAACCGCCAAATCGACCGCGACCTATACAAAAACTGGGGTGGCGAGGTACGCCTTGTGAGCCGGTACAACTGGCTCGGTCAGCAACATGCACTGGCTACGGGCGTGAAATACTTCAACGGGCACACCCACCGTACACAGCAGGGTCGGGGCGACCGGGGTAGCGATTTTAACCTCGACCTGCAAACCGAACTGTTTCCGCGCGATTTGAGCCTGCGTGTGACCAACGTGGCGGCCTTTGCCGAATCGATGTTCCGCCTGAACAAGCGCTGGACGGTTACGCCCGGTCTGCGGCTCGAATCGCTCCAGAACGACATCAGCGGCCGGTTGAGCTTTGCAGCCAACGGCTCCGAAAATCGGGTTGCTCAGCAGAGTTCGCGTCAGTTCTTACTGGCTGGCATCGGCACCGAATTCAAACTGGCTCAGGATATCAGCCTGTACGCCAACGCGTCGCAGGCCTACCGCCCGGTCCTGTTCTCCGACCTGACGCCAGCCGCCGTAACTGATTTTGTGGTTGACCCTAACCTGCGCGACGCCCGTGGCTACTCGGTTGATGCCGGGGTGCGGGGTAAGTTCCGCAACTACCTCAACTTCGACGTGAGCTATTACTTCGTGAATTACAACGACCGGATTGGTACCCTGTCGCTCGTGAACGAAGCCGGTCGTACGTATCAGTACCGCACCAACATTGGCCGGAGCGTGAGCCGGGGAGTGGAAGCCTACTTGGAGTTTGACCCGATTGTAGCTCTGGCGGGCCGGTCGGCGGTGGGCTACCTGAGCCTGTTTACCTCGCTTGGCTTCACGGATGCCCGCTACCGTAACCTCCGCACGACGAGCGTAACCAACGGACAGGTGAACGAAACCAACCTCCGCGACCGCTTTGTTGAAAATGCGCCCGAATTTATCGGTCGTTTCGGTGTCAACTACTCATACCGGGGCTTCACACTCACAGCCCTAATGAACCGCGTAGGCAAAGCATACAGCGACGCCAACAATACCGAGAAGGCGTCGGCCAACGCCCAAACCGGCCTGATCCCTGCCTACCGGGTGTTCGACCTGTCGGCATCGCTCAATCTGAAAAAACGCTACATCATCCGGGCGGGTGTCAACAACCTCACCGATGAGCGCTACTTTACCCGCCGGGCGGGTGGCTATCCCGGTCCGGGTTTGCTGCCAGCCGATGGCCGCACGGGCTATCTGTCGGTTGGGCTGAAACTGTAG
- a CDS encoding serine hydrolase domain-containing protein, with the protein MRFLYRPYLFVLLAFGVACQRPSASSSAYFPEKDNAWATRKPEQVGMDAARLAEAVSWAKTQETTQMAPDFSTQEEIFGKLLGPMPTSRAATNGIVLRHGYIVAEWGDTRRADPTYSVAKSVLSTILGITLDRKLIGRIDEPVRQRIGDGGYESAQNSQVTWEHHVRQTSEWEGELWGKNSDFVGKEAFGKGERKPRTLQKPGTFYEYNDVRINRFALSLLRIWKKPIPEVFRDEIMNPIGASDTWQYIPYPNAVATVEGRAMPSVSGGTRWGGGLWINTRDEARFGYLMLRQGRWNDRQIVSADWVKQATTRGPVGPDYGYLWWLNTEQKAWPDAPATSYAALGAGQNTIWVDPEHDLVVVWRWHNGSPNELIKRVLAAVKEK; encoded by the coding sequence ATGCGATTTCTTTATCGGCCCTATCTTTTTGTCCTTCTTGCCTTTGGGGTGGCTTGTCAGCGGCCATCCGCTTCCTCATCGGCCTATTTTCCGGAAAAGGATAATGCCTGGGCAACCCGCAAGCCCGAACAGGTTGGCATGGATGCGGCCAGGTTAGCCGAGGCTGTTTCCTGGGCCAAGACACAGGAAACCACACAGATGGCACCCGACTTCTCAACGCAGGAAGAAATTTTCGGAAAGCTGCTTGGCCCCATGCCCACAAGCCGTGCAGCCACGAATGGTATTGTGCTCCGGCACGGCTACATTGTGGCCGAATGGGGCGATACCCGCCGGGCTGACCCTACGTATAGCGTGGCCAAAAGTGTGCTCTCTACGATATTGGGCATCACACTCGACCGGAAGTTAATTGGGCGTATCGACGAACCCGTGCGCCAACGGATTGGGGATGGCGGCTACGAGTCCGCTCAGAATAGTCAGGTTACGTGGGAGCACCATGTTCGGCAGACAAGTGAGTGGGAAGGAGAGCTGTGGGGCAAAAATTCCGATTTTGTTGGTAAAGAGGCATTTGGAAAAGGCGAGCGAAAGCCCCGTACCCTGCAAAAGCCCGGTACATTTTATGAGTACAACGATGTGCGGATCAATCGATTTGCGCTTTCATTGCTACGGATCTGGAAGAAACCGATCCCCGAAGTTTTCCGCGACGAAATCATGAACCCGATTGGAGCATCGGATACCTGGCAGTATATTCCGTACCCGAATGCCGTGGCTACCGTCGAGGGGCGGGCAATGCCGTCGGTAAGTGGCGGCACCCGGTGGGGGGGCGGTCTTTGGATCAATACCCGCGACGAGGCTCGTTTTGGTTATCTGATGCTTCGGCAGGGGCGCTGGAACGACCGACAGATTGTGTCTGCCGATTGGGTGAAACAGGCCACGACGCGCGGCCCCGTCGGACCCGATTACGGGTATCTGTGGTGGCTCAATACCGAACAAAAAGCGTGGCCCGACGCTCCCGCTACGAGCTACGCGGCACTGGGAGCCGGGCAGAATACCATCTGGGTCGATCCGGAGCATGATTTAGTGGTTGTGTGGCGTTGGCACAATGGGTCGCCTAATGAGCTGATCAAGCGGGTGCTGGCGGCCGTAAAGGAGAAGTAG
- the scpA gene encoding methylmalonyl-CoA mutase — MRPDFTSIQSPVSMSETTQSAVSRTVPVTTAEGIKLKPRFTVADLAPADHLEYVAGIPPFLRGPYSSMYVRQPWTVRQYAGFSTAEASNAFYRRNLAAGQKGLSVAFDLATHRGYDSDHPRVVGDVGKAGVAIDTVEDMKILFDQIPLDQMSVSMTMNGAVIPVMAFYIVAAEEQGVSPDKLSGTIQNDILKEFMVRNTYIYPPEPSMRIVGDIFAFTSRFMPRFNSISISGYHMHEAGAPAHIELAYTLADGLEYIRTGLAAGMGIDDFAPRLSFFWGIGMNHFMEIAKMRAARLLWARIVQSFDPKNKKSLALRTHCQTSGYSLTEQDPFNNVARTTIEALAAAFGGTQSLHTNSLDEAIALPTDFSARIARNTQLYLQHETDITRAVDPWGGSYYVETLTHELVQKAWALIEEVEQLGGMTKAIETGLPKLRIEEAAARKQARIDGGKDVIVGVNRYQTKSETEIELLEVDNQAVRESQIARLKQVKATRNEQMVNEALDRLYEGAKNPTQGGSMTSNLLALAVEAARYRATLGEISDAMEKAFGRHKATIRAVSGVYSAEVSDDENFAAARQMANQFAELDGRRPRILIAKMGQDGHDRGAKVIATSFADLGFDVDMGPLFQTPAEVARQAAENDVHIVGVSSLAAGHKTLVPQLIDELRTIGRSDILVIAGGVIPPADYQYLYDAGVKGVFGPGTIISVAAQKILEELMAETH; from the coding sequence ATGCGTCCCGATTTTACATCTATACAATCACCGGTTTCAATGTCCGAAACGACTCAATCGGCCGTTTCGCGAACCGTACCGGTAACCACAGCTGAAGGAATCAAGCTCAAACCCCGGTTCACGGTGGCTGACCTCGCCCCGGCCGATCACCTGGAGTACGTAGCTGGCATTCCACCTTTTCTGCGTGGACCATACAGTAGCATGTATGTGAGACAACCCTGGACTGTGCGGCAATATGCGGGTTTTTCAACGGCAGAGGCTTCCAATGCATTCTACCGGCGAAACCTCGCAGCTGGGCAGAAAGGATTGTCGGTAGCATTTGACCTGGCTACACACCGAGGGTATGACTCTGATCACCCACGCGTGGTGGGCGACGTTGGTAAAGCGGGCGTAGCCATCGATACGGTCGAGGATATGAAGATTCTGTTCGATCAGATTCCGCTCGATCAGATGTCGGTGTCGATGACAATGAACGGGGCCGTAATTCCGGTGATGGCGTTTTACATCGTGGCTGCCGAGGAACAGGGCGTGTCGCCCGATAAGCTGTCGGGTACCATTCAGAACGACATTCTGAAAGAGTTCATGGTGCGTAACACCTACATCTACCCGCCCGAGCCATCGATGCGGATTGTGGGTGATATTTTCGCCTTTACGAGCCGGTTCATGCCCCGGTTCAACTCGATCAGCATCAGCGGATACCACATGCACGAGGCTGGTGCTCCTGCCCATATCGAACTGGCGTACACGCTTGCCGATGGTCTGGAGTATATCCGAACGGGCTTGGCTGCGGGCATGGGTATCGACGATTTTGCGCCCCGGCTGTCGTTTTTCTGGGGTATTGGCATGAATCATTTCATGGAAATTGCCAAGATGCGGGCGGCCCGGTTGCTGTGGGCCCGGATTGTGCAATCATTTGATCCGAAGAATAAAAAGTCGCTGGCATTGCGGACTCACTGCCAAACGTCGGGCTACAGCCTGACCGAGCAAGACCCGTTCAACAACGTGGCCCGGACAACTATCGAAGCGTTGGCCGCAGCCTTCGGTGGAACCCAGAGTCTGCATACCAACTCGCTCGATGAGGCCATTGCCCTTCCCACCGATTTTTCGGCCCGGATTGCCCGCAACACGCAACTTTACCTACAGCACGAAACCGACATAACCCGCGCCGTTGACCCCTGGGGCGGTTCGTATTATGTGGAAACGCTCACGCATGAGCTTGTGCAAAAAGCCTGGGCTCTTATTGAGGAAGTTGAACAGCTGGGGGGGATGACCAAAGCCATTGAAACCGGTCTGCCCAAGTTACGAATCGAAGAGGCTGCGGCTCGGAAGCAGGCCCGCATCGACGGCGGCAAAGATGTGATTGTGGGTGTAAACCGGTACCAAACTAAATCGGAGACGGAGATTGAACTGCTCGAAGTGGATAATCAGGCAGTTCGGGAGAGTCAGATTGCCCGACTCAAACAGGTCAAAGCCACGCGGAATGAGCAGATGGTAAACGAAGCGTTGGACCGGTTGTATGAAGGCGCGAAGAACCCCACCCAGGGGGGCTCAATGACGTCTAATCTACTGGCATTAGCGGTTGAGGCTGCCCGGTATCGGGCTACGCTGGGCGAAATTTCAGATGCAATGGAGAAAGCATTTGGTCGGCACAAAGCCACGATCCGGGCGGTGTCGGGGGTGTACTCTGCCGAGGTGTCGGATGACGAAAACTTTGCGGCTGCCCGCCAAATGGCCAACCAGTTCGCCGAACTCGATGGTCGACGGCCCCGCATCCTGATTGCCAAAATGGGGCAGGATGGGCACGACCGGGGGGCCAAAGTGATTGCCACGAGCTTTGCTGATTTAGGGTTCGATGTCGACATGGGACCCTTGTTCCAGACGCCAGCGGAAGTAGCCCGGCAAGCCGCCGAAAATGATGTTCATATTGTGGGCGTGTCGAGCCTGGCAGCCGGACACAAAACGCTGGTTCCTCAGCTTATCGATGAACTGCGGACCATTGGCCGTTCGGATATTCTGGTGATTGCCGGAGGGGTTATTCCACCGGCCGATTACCAATACCTGTACGATGCCGGTGTGAAGGGCGTGTTTGGGCCGGGTACGATTATATCCGTGGCAGCCCAGAAAATTCTGGAAGAACTGATGGCCGAAACGCACTAA
- a CDS encoding fasciclin domain-containing protein — translation MNVKLSGRLVRQALAAALLSTAPFLYSCSNQVVDPAPTTGTTGPGSGTVTTPGTGTTTTPGTGTTTTPGTGTSTTPGTGTSTTPGTVFPTATYVSQQANLNFLEAAIARAGLTDEVNKGGITLFAPSDEAFRAAGYASEAAVSAAPVADLQRILRYHIVGSVIDLPAFPTAVNTSYQTALANARLTVYKASASDISVNSAKITQGNNPTVSSVVHIINRVLMPPTANATDVAKANANLSFLAVAAERAGTSIQTILSGDSQNGVTIFAPTNDAFKAAGFADEAAIRAADPKRLADILSYHVLNYRAFSQTFQNGADVATANGATVRFNVNNGKVTILGKGNGNNAANIVTPDQVASNGVIHVIDRLLLPTNP, via the coding sequence ATGAATGTTAAACTTTCTGGTCGCCTGGTTCGCCAAGCCTTAGCGGCCGCTTTACTCAGCACAGCTCCATTCTTGTACAGCTGTAGCAATCAGGTTGTAGACCCCGCCCCAACAACGGGCACCACGGGTCCGGGTTCCGGTACCGTAACAACCCCTGGAACAGGTACAACTACTACCCCGGGCACAGGTACAACCACTACGCCGGGGACGGGCACAAGCACCACGCCAGGTACGGGTACAAGCACTACACCAGGTACCGTGTTCCCAACAGCTACGTATGTAAGTCAACAGGCTAATCTGAACTTCCTGGAAGCTGCTATTGCCCGCGCTGGCTTGACTGATGAGGTCAACAAAGGTGGTATTACGTTGTTCGCGCCGTCCGACGAAGCGTTCCGGGCCGCAGGGTATGCCAGTGAGGCCGCTGTAAGCGCAGCCCCCGTAGCCGATCTGCAACGGATTCTCCGGTACCACATTGTCGGCTCTGTTATTGACCTCCCCGCTTTTCCGACGGCCGTTAACACATCGTACCAGACGGCATTGGCCAACGCCCGACTCACGGTTTATAAGGCGAGTGCTTCGGACATTAGTGTCAACTCTGCCAAGATTACACAGGGTAACAACCCAACGGTAAGCAGCGTGGTGCACATTATCAATCGTGTATTGATGCCACCTACGGCTAACGCTACCGATGTAGCCAAAGCAAACGCTAACCTGTCGTTCCTGGCTGTAGCCGCTGAGCGCGCAGGAACTTCGATCCAGACGATCCTGTCGGGTGATTCGCAAAACGGTGTGACCATCTTCGCACCAACCAACGATGCGTTTAAGGCCGCTGGTTTTGCCGATGAGGCCGCTATCCGGGCTGCAGATCCAAAACGTCTGGCCGACATTCTGTCGTACCACGTTCTGAACTATCGCGCTTTCTCGCAGACGTTCCAGAACGGTGCTGATGTAGCTACCGCCAACGGAGCTACGGTCCGTTTCAATGTTAACAATGGTAAGGTGACCATCCTGGGTAAAGGTAATGGCAACAATGCCGCCAATATCGTAACGCCCGATCAGGTAGCCTCAAACGGGGTTATCCATGTGATCGACCGGTTGCTGTTGCCTACTAACCCGTAA
- a CDS encoding tetratricopeptide repeat protein: MSKKKQPSSSRPAPNSTPNARPTPPPPIRVGGTAATAPRPQSTFVKPTPPKAAAPSEPEVSLPIPTRPVAWWPPVVLALVGFLLYVNTFNHGYALDDIAAISQNLFVKAGLKGIPDLLRTEFWHFSNISLGYYRPLSLITFAIEHEFAGSNSGLNHQINTILYAIIGLVLGMLLQKWFVQPAKQTTDGLAIEGAQPNRTGQIITALLIGLIFIAHPVHTEIVANIKGRDEILSFLFISLMLLFHWRYLETNRWGWIKPDARLAAGAVVSLIGGLLGGSLVWGIIGKDSVSLPNQIEAGVNLLEIFRIAAAGVLGSLLVTAGLSAQYSKKVGTQELWWNNPEINAKLTGVALTTVAAVIGAVFMASTRGIPEITTGKAIWIGLGAATGSLLVTSWLGLACASLYFAFLSKESSIVSIAFIPAAQYFFARRNIWRSLLSLWPFLIVAALFFYQKLQMIGTLSGKPPVDWANYPYAIEGTQIRSTFKFFAYYLKLLFLPHPLVYDYSYNVIPSSKGTQTMLVVTGLILMLGLIYLTIKGFFRRTVWGFALFWFFVAMAPGLGFIWMRGGILAERFLFAAVLGFAIVVVWGLQQLFAKIPALAATQSDASGASTPRPVLAQYAPLIALLTVVLGLYSFKTVTRNEDWKNNFVLFNSALPYSPSSCQVQRHVANEWIEKGLKDRAKADSIANATNAAVVKLTDNQKRADMVKKAQVLIDTNVAAANKHGRWALDHLKEATQIYPGFGEAYFSMAYVFQKIIPNRDSAVYYYKQTIRAANAYAPAYNNLGVIYQNEGGADRRKLELASYYYNKSIEVNPAYIDGRNNHAALKKATGIDVKVLPQQIIDSY; the protein is encoded by the coding sequence ATGTCGAAAAAAAAGCAGCCTTCTTCGTCAAGACCTGCCCCTAACTCAACGCCGAACGCCCGCCCTACTCCGCCCCCGCCAATTCGGGTCGGCGGTACCGCAGCAACGGCTCCACGCCCTCAATCGACGTTTGTGAAGCCTACGCCCCCCAAAGCGGCCGCTCCATCGGAGCCGGAGGTTTCGTTGCCGATTCCAACCCGGCCCGTTGCCTGGTGGCCCCCGGTGGTGTTGGCCCTTGTCGGCTTTTTGCTCTACGTCAACACGTTCAATCACGGATACGCCCTCGACGATATTGCGGCCATCAGCCAAAACTTATTCGTGAAGGCCGGTCTTAAAGGGATTCCCGATCTCCTTCGTACTGAATTCTGGCACTTCAGCAATATCTCGCTCGGGTATTACCGTCCGCTATCGCTGATCACGTTTGCCATTGAACACGAATTTGCCGGTAGCAACTCCGGTCTGAATCACCAGATCAACACGATTCTGTACGCCATTATCGGTTTGGTACTGGGTATGCTGCTGCAAAAATGGTTTGTACAGCCTGCCAAACAAACTACCGATGGCCTAGCTATTGAGGGCGCACAGCCCAACCGCACGGGGCAAATCATTACGGCTTTACTCATTGGTCTGATTTTCATAGCCCATCCGGTTCATACCGAGATTGTCGCTAATATTAAAGGGCGCGACGAAATTTTGAGCTTCCTGTTTATTTCGCTCATGTTACTGTTTCACTGGCGTTACCTCGAAACCAATCGCTGGGGCTGGATCAAGCCCGATGCGCGGCTGGCAGCCGGGGCAGTGGTTAGCCTTATTGGTGGTTTACTCGGTGGTTCACTGGTGTGGGGTATCATCGGGAAAGACAGCGTGAGCCTTCCCAATCAGATCGAAGCCGGTGTTAACCTGCTCGAAATTTTCCGCATTGCCGCAGCGGGTGTACTGGGCAGCTTGCTGGTAACGGCGGGGCTGTCAGCGCAGTACTCGAAGAAAGTTGGTACGCAGGAATTGTGGTGGAATAACCCCGAGATCAATGCTAAACTCACAGGCGTTGCTCTGACTACCGTTGCCGCCGTAATTGGGGCCGTCTTTATGGCGAGTACGCGGGGGATTCCCGAGATTACAACCGGTAAGGCAATCTGGATTGGTCTGGGCGCGGCAACAGGTAGCCTCCTCGTGACAAGCTGGCTCGGTTTGGCCTGTGCCTCTCTTTACTTCGCATTTCTTTCGAAAGAGTCGTCTATTGTCAGTATCGCCTTTATCCCGGCCGCACAGTATTTCTTTGCCCGGCGCAACATCTGGCGGTCACTGCTGAGTTTGTGGCCATTCCTGATCGTAGCCGCCTTGTTCTTCTACCAAAAGTTACAAATGATTGGTACGTTGAGCGGCAAACCTCCTGTCGACTGGGCCAACTACCCTTACGCTATCGAAGGTACGCAGATACGGAGTACGTTTAAGTTCTTTGCGTATTACCTGAAGCTGCTGTTTCTGCCGCACCCGCTCGTGTATGATTATTCGTACAACGTGATTCCGTCATCGAAAGGCACGCAGACCATGCTCGTAGTAACAGGCCTGATTCTGATGCTCGGCCTGATTTACCTTACCATTAAGGGTTTCTTCCGCAGGACGGTCTGGGGTTTCGCCTTGTTCTGGTTCTTCGTGGCTATGGCGCCGGGTCTGGGCTTTATCTGGATGCGGGGTGGTATCCTGGCCGAACGTTTCCTGTTTGCCGCCGTGTTGGGCTTCGCTATCGTTGTGGTTTGGGGCCTGCAACAGCTTTTTGCGAAAATACCGGCCTTAGCAGCTACCCAATCCGACGCGTCGGGAGCCTCTACCCCTCGCCCGGTACTGGCTCAGTACGCTCCGCTGATTGCCTTGCTGACAGTGGTGCTGGGGCTGTATTCGTTCAAGACCGTAACGCGCAACGAAGACTGGAAAAACAACTTCGTGCTGTTTAACTCTGCCTTGCCCTACTCGCCAAGTAGCTGTCAGGTACAACGGCACGTGGCCAACGAATGGATTGAAAAAGGGCTGAAAGACCGGGCTAAAGCCGATTCGATTGCCAACGCGACCAATGCAGCTGTGGTTAAACTGACAGACAACCAAAAGAGGGCTGACATGGTAAAAAAAGCGCAGGTGCTCATTGATACCAATGTGGCCGCAGCCAACAAGCACGGCCGGTGGGCCCTCGATCACCTGAAAGAAGCTACGCAGATTTATCCGGGCTTTGGTGAGGCTTATTTCTCTATGGCTTACGTGTTTCAGAAAATTATTCCGAACCGCGACTCGGCTGTGTATTACTACAAGCAGACGATCCGGGCGGCCAATGCGTATGCGCCAGCCTACAACAACCTCGGGGTTATTTACCAAAACGAAGGCGGTGCTGACCGCCGGAAGCTGGAACTGGCCTCGTACTACTACAACAAGTCGATTGAGGTAAACCCGGCTTATATCGACGGGCGCAACAACCATGCAGCCTTGAAAAAAGCGACCGGTATTGATGTTAAAGTGCTGCCGCAGCAAATTATTGATTCGTATTAA
- a CDS encoding DNA/RNA non-specific endonuclease — MIPQPGGSTTNNTQPTRDDNLAMGNPSGASVGDPNNYLMIKSAYTLSYNRRRGIANWVSWHLSTAWKGTVRRGNDFRADATLPRDWPIIQTADYTNTGFDRGHLCPSDDRDGSAEDNSATFLLTNIVPEAPRHNREVWKELEDYCRNLLNGNNELYIVAGTSGTGGTGANGEASKLADGKLTVPASLWKVIVVLPVGSNDLQRINSNTRVIAVNIPNRQTAADKPWYAYTLSIDDLERRTGYDFLSNLPAELQQILESRIDGGVN; from the coding sequence ATGATTCCGCAACCCGGCGGATCGACCACCAACAACACACAACCCACCCGCGACGATAATCTGGCCATGGGCAATCCGAGTGGTGCATCGGTGGGTGACCCTAACAATTACCTCATGATCAAGTCGGCTTATACCCTCTCGTACAATCGCCGTCGGGGTATTGCCAACTGGGTAAGCTGGCACCTGAGCACTGCCTGGAAAGGAACCGTTCGCCGAGGCAACGATTTTCGGGCCGATGCCACCCTCCCGCGCGATTGGCCTATCATCCAGACGGCCGATTACACCAACACCGGTTTCGACCGGGGGCATCTTTGTCCTTCCGACGACCGCGACGGATCAGCGGAGGACAACAGTGCTACGTTTTTACTGACCAATATCGTGCCAGAAGCTCCACGACATAACCGCGAAGTGTGGAAAGAGCTTGAAGATTATTGCCGGAATCTGCTCAACGGCAACAATGAACTGTATATCGTGGCTGGTACGAGCGGTACGGGCGGCACCGGGGCAAATGGAGAAGCAAGTAAACTGGCCGATGGTAAGCTGACTGTGCCGGCCTCGCTCTGGAAAGTAATTGTTGTGCTGCCCGTGGGGTCTAATGATCTGCAACGGATCAACAGCAATACCCGGGTGATTGCGGTAAATATTCCGAACCGGCAAACGGCCGCCGATAAGCCCTGGTATGCATACACCCTCAGTATCGATGATCTGGAGCGCCGTACCGGCTACGATTTCCTGTCGAATCTGCCTGCCGAGTTGCAACAAATACTCGAAAGCCGGATTGATGGGGGAGTGAATTAG
- the lysM gene encoding peptidoglycan-binding protein LysM has translation MGLLNFFKGVGEKIFGKEHEAPAAEPAKQAEVEPLKAQALLNHVKQLGLAYNKLTVKTKGDTVILEGEVKTQEDAEKIALAVGNVEGVQVVDNQLEVADPTPEARYYTVKEGDSLSKISKEVYGDPMKYGVIFEANKPMLKDPDLIYPNQVLRIPQL, from the coding sequence ATGGGTCTATTAAATTTTTTTAAAGGCGTTGGTGAGAAAATCTTCGGCAAAGAGCACGAAGCGCCAGCCGCCGAGCCCGCCAAACAAGCTGAAGTTGAGCCCCTGAAAGCACAGGCGCTGCTCAACCACGTGAAGCAACTTGGCTTAGCCTACAACAAACTGACGGTTAAAACCAAAGGCGATACGGTGATTCTGGAAGGGGAAGTGAAAACCCAGGAAGATGCCGAGAAAATTGCGTTGGCTGTAGGTAACGTTGAGGGCGTTCAGGTGGTAGACAATCAGCTGGAAGTTGCCGACCCAACCCCAGAAGCACGTTATTACACGGTTAAAGAGGGCGATTCGCTGTCAAAAATCTCGAAAGAGGTGTACGGTGATCCCATGAAATACGGCGTCATTTTCGAAGCCAACAAACCCATGCTCAAAGATCCTGACCTGATTTACCCAAATCAGGTACTGCGGATTCCGCAATTGTAA